In one Rhodococcus sp. B50 genomic region, the following are encoded:
- the thrB gene encoding homoserine kinase → MTQTLPVGLSVTARVPASSANLGPGFDCLGLALGLYDEITVTTTASGLDVQVEGEGAQEVPWGPSHLVVRAVERGLEAAGVWADGLDVVCHNVIPHSRGLGSSASAAVGGLAAANGLVRKIAPERVLDAEQLVQLASEFEGHPDNASASVLGGAVVSWTEAEVDSEQRTYRAVNLRVHPDIKAYAFVPSVRSSTAHTRGLLPELVPHRDAAFNVSRAALAVVALTERPELLMPATQDLLHQAQRAPALPLTTKWVAALREAGIPAVVSGAGPTVLALTTSALPDELRAAAEADNLTVLDLEIAEGVQVD, encoded by the coding sequence ATGACGCAGACGTTGCCCGTGGGGCTTTCGGTGACGGCACGGGTTCCCGCCTCGAGCGCGAATCTCGGTCCCGGCTTCGACTGCCTGGGCCTCGCCCTCGGTCTGTACGACGAGATCACCGTCACGACAACGGCTTCCGGACTCGATGTACAGGTGGAGGGGGAAGGCGCGCAGGAGGTTCCGTGGGGACCTTCGCACCTCGTCGTCCGGGCCGTCGAGCGCGGACTCGAGGCCGCCGGTGTGTGGGCCGACGGATTGGACGTCGTGTGCCACAACGTCATCCCGCACTCCCGGGGGCTCGGATCCTCCGCCTCCGCGGCGGTGGGAGGGCTGGCAGCGGCCAACGGACTCGTCCGCAAGATCGCCCCGGAGCGGGTGCTCGACGCCGAGCAGCTCGTGCAGCTGGCGTCCGAGTTCGAGGGACATCCCGACAACGCCTCCGCCAGCGTGCTCGGCGGAGCCGTGGTGTCGTGGACCGAGGCGGAGGTCGACTCCGAACAGCGGACCTACCGCGCGGTGAACCTGCGCGTGCACCCCGACATCAAGGCGTACGCCTTCGTCCCGTCGGTCCGTTCCTCCACGGCCCACACCCGGGGCCTGCTGCCCGAGCTCGTGCCGCATCGGGACGCGGCGTTCAACGTCAGCCGGGCGGCCCTCGCGGTCGTCGCGCTCACCGAGCGACCCGAACTGCTGATGCCGGCGACGCAGGATCTGCTCCACCAGGCACAGCGGGCGCCCGCCCTTCCGCTCACCACCAAATGGGTGGCCGCACTGCGCGAAGCGGGTATCCCCGCCGTCGTCTCCGGTGCAGGGCCGACGGTGCTCGCGCTGACGACCTCTGCGCTGCCCGATGAACTACGGGCCGCGGCCGAGGCCGACAATCTGACGGTGCTCGATCTCGAGATCGCCGAGGGAGTCCAGGTCGACTGA
- the thrC gene encoding threonine synthase, with protein MSAAEKNTTPVHTPWPGLIEAYRSRLPIGDDWKTVTLREGGTPLLPAPRLSEITGCEVHVKVEGLNPTGSFKDRGMTMAVTEALATGKQAVLCASTGNTSASAAAYAARAGIGCAVLVPQGKIAMGKLAQAVMHGAKIVQVEGNFDDCLELARKTTAEFSTIGLVNSVNPVRIEGQKTAAFEIVDALGDAPDVHVLPVGNAGNITAYWKGYSEYAADGLSTRRPRMLGVQAAGAAPLVLGHPVKDPETIATAIRIGAPASWNGAVAAKEESNGAFRAATDEEILEAYRLLAKSESIFVEPASAASIAGLLAASKEGWLERGLKVVCTVTGNGLKDPDTALRDVPVVEPIPVDPVAVASALELA; from the coding sequence ATGAGCGCGGCCGAGAAGAACACCACCCCCGTGCACACGCCGTGGCCGGGCCTGATCGAGGCGTACCGTTCGCGCTTGCCGATCGGTGACGACTGGAAGACGGTCACGCTGCGTGAGGGCGGCACGCCGCTGCTCCCGGCTCCGCGCCTGTCGGAGATCACCGGCTGCGAGGTCCACGTCAAGGTCGAGGGTCTCAACCCCACCGGTTCGTTCAAGGACCGCGGTATGACCATGGCGGTCACCGAGGCCCTCGCGACCGGCAAGCAGGCGGTGCTGTGCGCGTCCACCGGCAACACCTCGGCCTCGGCCGCCGCCTACGCCGCGCGCGCCGGCATCGGCTGCGCTGTGCTCGTGCCGCAGGGCAAGATCGCGATGGGCAAGCTCGCCCAGGCCGTCATGCACGGCGCGAAGATCGTGCAGGTCGAGGGTAACTTCGACGACTGTCTGGAGCTGGCACGCAAGACCACCGCGGAGTTCTCCACCATCGGTCTGGTCAACTCCGTGAACCCGGTGCGTATCGAGGGCCAGAAGACCGCCGCCTTCGAGATCGTCGACGCGCTCGGCGACGCCCCCGACGTGCACGTGCTGCCCGTCGGCAATGCAGGCAACATCACCGCCTACTGGAAGGGCTACAGCGAGTACGCCGCCGACGGCCTCAGCACGCGCCGCCCGCGCATGCTCGGCGTCCAGGCCGCTGGTGCCGCGCCGCTCGTCCTCGGCCATCCGGTGAAGGATCCCGAGACCATCGCGACCGCCATCCGCATCGGCGCTCCCGCATCGTGGAACGGCGCGGTGGCCGCCAAGGAGGAGTCGAACGGCGCGTTCCGCGCAGCGACCGACGAGGAGATCCTCGAGGCGTACCGACTGCTCGCGAAGTCCGAGTCGATCTTCGTCGAGCCGGCTTCGGCCGCGTCCATCGCCGGTCTGCTCGCCGCGAGCAAGGAAGGCTGGCTCGAACGCGGCCTGAAGGTCGTGTGCACCGTGACCGGCAACGGTCTCAAGGACCCCGACACGGCTCTGCGTGATGTGCCTGTGGTCGAGCCCATCCCGGTCGACCCGGTCGCGGTCGCCTCCGCGCTCGAGTTGGCCTGA
- a CDS encoding homoserine dehydrogenase, with amino-acid sequence MGVAVLGHGTVGAEVARIIRDDAADLEARIGAPLELRGVAVRDASRDRGLPAELITTNAEALIRRDDVDIVVELIGGIELPRKLVRTALDAGKSVVTANKALLAAYTGELAEAAEARNVDLYFEASVAGAIPVIRPLTQSLAGDRVNRVVGIVNGTTNYILSAMDETGADYGETLAEASRLGYAEADPTADVEGFDAASKAAILASIAFHTRVTAADVYREGISSITAADLTSARALNCTIKLLALCERVPSADGKDRVSARVYPALVPREHPLAAVNGAFNAVVVEAESSGRLMFYGQGAGGAPTASAVMGDLVMAARNRVQGGRGPRESKYAQLEIAPMSDILTRYYVNLKVADRAGVLSAVAAEFATRDVSIAAVRQEGAGDAARLVVLTHQATDRALADTVAALDKLESVIAVTSVLRLEGSAE; translated from the coding sequence GTGGGTGTGGCAGTTCTCGGGCACGGCACCGTCGGTGCCGAGGTCGCGCGGATCATCCGCGACGACGCCGCGGATCTCGAGGCGCGCATCGGTGCCCCGCTGGAATTGCGGGGTGTCGCGGTGCGCGACGCCTCCCGTGACCGTGGCCTTCCCGCGGAGCTGATCACGACGAACGCCGAGGCGCTGATCCGTCGCGACGACGTCGACATCGTCGTCGAACTCATCGGTGGCATCGAGCTTCCTCGCAAGCTGGTGCGCACGGCGCTCGACGCCGGTAAGTCCGTCGTCACGGCCAACAAGGCGTTGCTCGCCGCCTATACCGGTGAACTCGCCGAGGCGGCCGAGGCCCGCAACGTGGACCTGTACTTCGAGGCGTCCGTGGCCGGCGCGATCCCGGTGATCCGCCCGCTCACGCAGTCGCTCGCAGGCGACCGGGTCAATCGGGTCGTCGGCATCGTCAACGGCACCACCAACTACATCCTCTCGGCGATGGACGAGACGGGCGCCGACTACGGCGAGACGCTCGCCGAGGCGAGCCGGCTCGGATACGCCGAGGCCGACCCCACTGCCGACGTCGAAGGTTTCGACGCGGCCTCCAAGGCTGCGATCCTCGCGTCGATCGCCTTCCACACCCGTGTGACGGCAGCCGACGTCTACCGCGAGGGCATCTCCTCGATCACCGCGGCCGATCTCACGTCGGCGCGTGCGCTCAACTGCACGATCAAGCTGCTCGCGCTGTGCGAACGCGTTCCGTCCGCCGACGGCAAGGACCGCGTGTCCGCCCGCGTCTACCCGGCACTCGTGCCCCGCGAGCATCCGCTCGCTGCGGTCAACGGCGCGTTCAACGCCGTCGTCGTCGAAGCGGAGTCCTCGGGCCGCCTGATGTTCTACGGCCAGGGCGCAGGTGGCGCCCCCACCGCCTCCGCGGTGATGGGCGACCTCGTGATGGCCGCCCGCAACCGGGTTCAGGGTGGGCGTGGTCCGCGCGAGTCGAAGTATGCGCAACTGGAGATCGCGCCCATGAGCGACATCCTCACGCGTTACTACGTCAACCTGAAGGTCGCCGATCGCGCCGGCGTGCTCTCGGCGGTCGCCGCCGAGTTCGCCACGCGGGACGTGAGCATCGCAGCGGTCCGCCAGGAAGGCGCCGGCGACGCCGCCCGCCTGGTGGTACTCACCCATCAGGCCACCGACCGTGCGCTGGCGGATACCGTCGCAGCGCTCGACAAACTCGAATCCGTGATTGCTGTGACCAGCGTCCTGAGACTGGAGGGATCCGCCGAATGA
- the lysA gene encoding diaminopimelate decarboxylase → MNAHPAGPRHAQIPHAPNLPERPADTAALNALAPHVWPRNAARGEDGVMRIAGIPVTELAEKYGTPLFVVDEDDFRSRCREIAEAFGPSAKVHYASKAFLCSEIARWVHQEGLSLDVASGGELAVALHAGFPAEKIAMHGNNKSVRELQAAVTAGVGHIVLDSLAEIDRLDAIAGEAGVVQDVLIRVTVGVEAHTHEFISTAHEDQKFGLSLAGGNAMQAVRRVFATDNLRLVGLHSHIGSQIFDVDGFELAAHRVIGLLRDIVAEFGVDKTAQMSIVDLGGGLGISYVPSDDPPPVADLAAKLGDIVRNESALAGLPAPTLAVEPGRAIAGPGTVTLYEVGTLKDVEVGSGHVRRYISVDGGMSDNIRTSLYQAEYESRLVSRVSEAEPVVSRVVGKHCESGDIVIRDAWMPADVAAGDLLAVAATGAYCYSMSSRYNLLPRPAVVAVKDGVSRVLLRRETVEDLLNLEVSE, encoded by the coding sequence GTGAACGCGCACCCCGCGGGACCGCGTCACGCCCAGATCCCGCACGCCCCGAACCTGCCCGAGCGCCCGGCCGACACGGCGGCGCTCAACGCGCTGGCCCCGCACGTGTGGCCCCGCAATGCCGCGCGCGGCGAGGACGGCGTCATGCGCATCGCCGGTATCCCGGTGACCGAGCTCGCCGAGAAGTACGGCACCCCGCTGTTCGTCGTCGACGAGGACGACTTCCGCTCCCGCTGCCGGGAGATCGCCGAGGCCTTCGGCCCGTCGGCGAAGGTGCACTACGCGTCGAAGGCGTTCCTGTGCAGCGAGATCGCACGGTGGGTTCATCAGGAAGGGCTCTCGCTCGACGTCGCGTCCGGCGGTGAACTCGCCGTGGCCCTGCACGCCGGTTTCCCCGCCGAGAAGATCGCGATGCACGGCAACAACAAGTCCGTCCGCGAACTGCAGGCCGCCGTGACCGCCGGGGTCGGGCACATCGTGCTCGACTCGCTCGCCGAGATCGACCGACTCGACGCGATCGCCGGCGAGGCCGGCGTCGTCCAGGACGTGCTCATCCGGGTGACCGTGGGCGTCGAGGCCCACACCCACGAGTTCATTTCCACCGCGCACGAGGACCAGAAGTTCGGGCTCTCGCTCGCCGGTGGCAACGCGATGCAAGCCGTGCGCCGGGTCTTCGCGACCGACAATCTCCGTCTCGTCGGTCTGCACAGCCACATCGGCTCGCAGATCTTCGACGTCGACGGCTTCGAACTCGCCGCGCACCGCGTGATCGGCCTGCTGCGCGACATCGTCGCCGAGTTCGGTGTCGACAAGACCGCGCAGATGAGCATCGTCGACCTCGGCGGTGGCCTGGGCATCTCGTACGTGCCGAGCGACGACCCGCCGCCGGTCGCCGATCTCGCCGCCAAACTGGGCGACATCGTCCGCAACGAGTCCGCACTCGCCGGGCTCCCGGCTCCGACCCTTGCGGTCGAACCCGGGCGGGCCATCGCCGGACCGGGCACCGTGACGCTCTACGAGGTGGGAACGCTCAAGGACGTCGAGGTCGGTTCCGGTCACGTCCGCCGCTACATCAGCGTCGACGGCGGCATGAGCGACAACATCCGCACGTCGCTGTACCAGGCGGAATACGAATCGCGCCTCGTCTCCCGCGTGAGCGAGGCCGAACCGGTGGTCTCGCGGGTCGTCGGCAAGCACTGCGAGAGCGGCGACATCGTCATCCGCGACGCCTGGATGCCCGCCGACGTCGCAGCCGGTGATTTACTGGCGGTCGCGGCGACGGGTGCATACTGCTACTCGATGTCGAGCAGGTACAACCTGCTGCCTCGCCCCGCCGTCGTGGCGGTCAAGGACGGTGTCTCGCGCGTCCTGCTGCGCCGCGAGACCGTCGAAGATCTGCTCAACTTGGAGGTTTCGGAGTGA
- the argS gene encoding arginine--tRNA ligase, giving the protein MTPSDLAQLLRGTAAGVLTDRGLDASVLPETLTVERPRNPEHGDYATNVAMQVAKKVGVNPRELATWLAEALTAAEGIDSAEVAGPGFLNIRLAADAQGAIVATVLAEGDAYGNGRELANTKINLEFVSANPTGPIHLGGTRWAAVGDALGRILTAQGGEVTREYYFNDHGAQIDRFTRSLIASALGQPAPEDGYAGAYIVDIASSVLEQRPDALELPEDERHETFRSIGVESMFAHIKRTLHEFGVDFDVYFHENSLFESGAVEKAVETLKASGNLYFDDGAWWLKSTDYGDDKDRVVIKSDGNAAYIAGDIAYFQDKRSRGFDLCIYMLGADHHGYIARLKAAAAAFGDDPDTVEVMIGQMVNLVRGGEAVRMSKRAGTVITLDDLVEAIGVDAARYSLVRSSVDQSIDIDLELWASTTNENPVYYVQYAHARLSSIARNAADLGLTAEGADFSLLTHEREGDLIRTLGEYPRVLAKAAELREPHRVARYLEELAGTYHRFYDACRILPQGDEEAGPLHTARLALCAAARQVLANGLGLLGVSAPERM; this is encoded by the coding sequence GTGACTCCCTCCGACCTTGCTCAGCTGCTCCGCGGAACCGCCGCCGGTGTCCTCACCGACCGTGGTCTCGACGCGTCCGTTCTTCCCGAGACCCTCACCGTCGAGCGCCCGCGCAATCCGGAGCACGGCGACTACGCGACCAACGTCGCGATGCAGGTCGCGAAGAAGGTCGGTGTCAATCCTCGCGAACTCGCCACCTGGCTCGCCGAGGCCCTGACCGCTGCCGAGGGCATCGACTCGGCCGAGGTCGCAGGTCCCGGCTTCCTGAACATCCGGCTCGCCGCCGACGCCCAGGGCGCGATCGTCGCCACGGTGCTCGCCGAGGGCGACGCCTACGGCAACGGCCGCGAGCTCGCGAACACGAAGATCAACCTCGAATTCGTCTCCGCCAACCCCACCGGTCCGATCCACCTCGGTGGCACGCGCTGGGCCGCGGTCGGCGACGCCCTCGGACGCATCCTCACCGCCCAGGGCGGTGAGGTCACCCGGGAGTACTACTTCAACGACCACGGCGCGCAGATCGACCGCTTCACCCGGTCGCTCATCGCCTCCGCGCTCGGACAGCCCGCCCCCGAGGACGGCTACGCCGGCGCGTACATCGTCGATATCGCCTCCTCCGTGCTCGAGCAGCGTCCCGACGCACTCGAACTCCCCGAGGACGAGCGGCACGAGACGTTCCGATCGATCGGCGTGGAGTCGATGTTCGCGCACATCAAGCGCACCCTCCACGAGTTCGGCGTCGACTTCGACGTGTACTTCCACGAGAACTCCCTCTTCGAGAGCGGAGCCGTCGAGAAGGCCGTCGAGACCCTGAAGGCGTCGGGCAATCTGTACTTCGACGACGGCGCGTGGTGGCTCAAGAGCACCGATTACGGCGACGACAAGGACCGTGTCGTCATCAAGTCCGACGGCAACGCCGCCTACATCGCCGGCGACATCGCCTACTTCCAGGACAAGCGCTCGCGCGGCTTCGACCTGTGCATCTACATGCTCGGTGCCGACCACCACGGCTACATCGCGCGTCTGAAGGCCGCCGCGGCGGCGTTCGGCGACGACCCCGACACCGTCGAGGTGATGATCGGCCAGATGGTCAACCTCGTCCGCGGCGGCGAGGCCGTGAGGATGAGCAAGCGGGCCGGCACCGTGATCACCCTCGACGACCTCGTCGAGGCGATCGGCGTCGACGCCGCCCGCTACTCGCTCGTGCGTTCCTCGGTGGACCAGAGCATCGACATCGACCTCGAGCTGTGGGCGAGCACCACGAACGAGAACCCGGTCTACTACGTCCAGTACGCCCACGCGCGGCTGTCGTCGATCGCGCGCAACGCCGCCGATCTCGGCCTGACCGCCGAGGGCGCCGACTTCTCGCTGCTCACCCACGAGCGCGAGGGTGACCTCATCCGCACCCTCGGCGAGTACCCCCGGGTGCTGGCGAAGGCGGCCGAACTGCGCGAACCGCACCGCGTCGCCCGCTATCTCGAGGAACTCGCGGGCACCTACCACCGCTTCTACGACGCCTGCCGGATCCTGCCGCAGGGCGACGAGGAGGCCGGACCGCTGCACACCGCGCGACTCGCGTTGTGCGCGGCCGCGCGCCAGGTCCTCGCCAACGGCCTCGGTCTGCTCGGCGTCAGCGCTCCGGAGCGGATGTGA